GCGAACTACCGCCTCGGACCCGGCGACCGGCTGGTGCTCATCCTCACCGGCGACGTCGAGGGCGCGTACACGCTCGACGTCACGCGCGAGGGGTTCGTCGTCGTGCCGCGCGTCGGACAGCTGTACGTCGCGAACCTCACGCTCGGCCAGCTCGACGACCTGCTGCTGTCGCGACTGCGACGCGCGTACTCCGGCATCGGACGCGACGCGTCGGCCAGGACGCGGTTCTCGGTGAGCGTGGCGCGGCTGCGCACGAATCAGGTGTCGGTCGTGGGCGACGTCGTGCGCCCCGGGAGCTACCGCGTGTCGAGCGCCGGAACGGCGCTCAGCGCGCTGTACGCCGCCGGCGGACCCACGGAGACGGGGAGCCTGCGCCGCATCCTCATCCGCCGCGGCGCGCGCGTGGTCGACACGCTCGACGTGTACGACTACCTGCTCCGCGGCGACGCGAGCCACGACCCGCGGCTCGAGACGGGCGACGTGATCTTCGTGCCGCCGCACGGTCCGCAGGTTCGCGTCGTGGGCGAGGTGCTGCGGCCGGCGACGTACGAGCTGAAGCCGGGCGAGACGCTCGCTCAGCTCGTGTCCGCGGCGGGCGGGCTGCGGCCGACCGCGGCGCAGCGATCGGTCCAGGTCGAGCGCGTGCTGCCGCCCGGAGAGCGCGGCGAGGCCGGGCGCGACCGCGTCGTGATCACGGTCCCGTTCGGCGCGTCGGGGACACTGCCGGCGTACGCGATGCAGCCGGGCGACGTGGTGCGCGTGTCCGCGATCGCGAAGCGGGTGCGCAACCGCGTCACGGTCGAGGGGAACGTGTGGTCGCCGGGATCGCAGGGCTTCGCGCCCGGCGCGCGCCTCTCGGACGCGATCCGCGCCGCCGGCGGCCTGAAGCCGGACACGTACCTCGGCGAGGTGCTGATCGGCCGGCTGCGTCCGGACTCGACGCGCGTGCAGCTCCGCGCCACGCTGCGCGACACGACGGGCGCGGTGGTGAACGACGTCCCGCTGCAGGAGGACGACGAGATCCACGTCTTCTCGGTGACCGAGTTCCGCCCGGAGCGCTACGTCGCGATCAGCGGCGCGGTGCGAAACGGCGGCCGCTTCAAGTACCGCGAGGGGATCACGGCGCGCGACCTGGTGCTGCTGGCCGGCGGGCTCGAGGAAGGCGCGCTGCTGAACGAGGCCGAGATCGCGCGGCTGCCGGAGAACCGCGCGAACGGCGTCACCGCGCGCACGTTCCGCGTGCCGCTCGACTCGAGCTACCTGTTCGAGCGCGGCGCGAACGGCCGCTTCGTCGGCCCACCGGGGCTGCCGGCGCCGAGCGGGCCGACGCCCGAGGTCGTGCTGCAGCCGTACGACAACGTGCTGATCCTGCGTCAGCCGGACTTCGCCTTGCAGCGCAACGTGTTCCTCGGCGGCGAGGTGCGGTACCCCGGTCGCTACGCGCTGCGCACGAAGTCCGAGCGCCTAACGGATCTCATCGCGCGCGCGGGCGGGCTCACGTCGGAGTCGAACCCCGAGGGCGTGGAGTTCTACCGCACGCGCAGCCGCACGGGACGTGTCGGTGTGGATCTGCCGGCGGCGCTGCGCGACCCGCGCCACCGCGACAACCTGCTGCTCGTCGACGGCGACTCGATCCTGATCCCGCCGTTCAACGTGATCGTCACGGTCACCGGCGCGGTGAACCAGCCTTCGGCGCTGCCGTACGTCCGCGGCCAGAGCATCGACTACTACATCCGGGCGGCGGGCGGCGGCAGCCGCACGGCCGACGTGTCGCGCGCGTACGTCATCCAGCCGAGCGGGAAGCTGGAGGCGGTGCAGCGACGCCGCTTCTTCCCCGACGGGCTGCCGTCGCCGCGGCCCGGCGCGCACGTCGTGGTGCCGGAGAAGGCGCCGAACGACGGACAGAACATCGTCCAGGCGCTGACGCTGTTCGCGCAGGTCGGCGGCACGATCGCCGCGCTCGTGGCCGCGATCGTGACGCTGAAGCGCTGACCGCCTAACGGGTCAGCGCGTCCGCCGCGGTCGGAGACCAAGCCGGATCTGGAAGTTCGGCACGTCGCGGCGGAAGTCGCGATTGAGCTCGTACTCGGCGAGCGCGCCGACGACGACGTCCGCGCGCGCGCGGAACAGCGTGGCGTCGGCGCGCAGCCGGTACACGACGTCGTAGCCCGACTCGGGCGGCCCCTCGGCGAACGCGGGGGTCTGGCGGATGAAGCGCTCCAGGCCGACGGAGCGTGCCCCGCCCTGCGTGTACGTGTCCAGCCGCAGGAAGAACCCGCCGCCGCCGGTCGCCGCGGTCGACGCGAGCAGCTGGCCGAGCTGCGTGTGCCCCTCGGTGATCGGGAAGTGGATGTACATCGGCGTCTGCGTGCGCACGCGGTTGAGGTGCGACACGCCGGCGGACACGTACTCGGCGCTCAGCGCCGTCGTGCGGCGCGGCGTCGCGCGCACCACCTTGCGCGCGCCTAACGACCACGCGGCGTCGTGATCCGGCTCGACGACGAGGTCGCGGCGGTCGAGCGGGTGATCGTTCTTCACGTACTCGCCCCACAGCTCCGCGTGCCCCGCGACGCTCACCCACCGCGCGAACACGCTCGCGATCTCGTTCTTCGGCCGGAAGTCGGGCGCGGTGGGATCGTCGAAGCGCTTCGGCGCGCGGCTCGTCGCGAACAGCCCGCTGAGCGGCACGAGGAAGTCGGCGGGGCCGAGTCCCTCGGGCTGCAGCCACGCGTGGAAGAAGCGCGCGAGCCCGACCTCGAGCGCCGGCACGCCGCGCGGCGTGAAGCTCACGACGCCGCCGGCGACCTTTCGCGCGCGCGCGCTGTCGGTCGGCACGATGGAATGCGATGGCCGCCCGATCAGCAGCCGCGCCTGCACGCGGCCGATGCCGACGGACAGCGGATGCGACGTCTCGACGAACACGTGCGGGATCCCGGCCGCACCGGCGCCGAGCACGAGCGGGTTCTCGTCGCTCGGCCCCCACGCCTGCGTCGCCGACGACACGCCGACGGCGACGGGCCCGGTCCAGAAGCGCAGCGTCGACTC
This DNA window, taken from Gemmatirosa kalamazoonensis, encodes the following:
- a CDS encoding SLBB domain-containing protein, encoding MQLRASWPLLTAAALSFFCARATAAQVPVRPTPEQAQELLRTRPDLLQQLQQRLRASGLTPDQIRARLRAEGYPETLLDAYLPGGRSGGTADTATTGTLLDAMRALGVTDSTDDVQIREALGLAADTVPADSDRVRSRRDLERLRLDEDTTRGGDSTFMLRDRRRDRADSIARAAKRDSGLVIFGLDLFAGRTSQFEANLAGPVDANYRLGPGDRLVLILTGDVEGAYTLDVTREGFVVVPRVGQLYVANLTLGQLDDLLLSRLRRAYSGIGRDASARTRFSVSVARLRTNQVSVVGDVVRPGSYRVSSAGTALSALYAAGGPTETGSLRRILIRRGARVVDTLDVYDYLLRGDASHDPRLETGDVIFVPPHGPQVRVVGEVLRPATYELKPGETLAQLVSAAGGLRPTAAQRSVQVERVLPPGERGEAGRDRVVITVPFGASGTLPAYAMQPGDVVRVSAIAKRVRNRVTVEGNVWSPGSQGFAPGARLSDAIRAAGGLKPDTYLGEVLIGRLRPDSTRVQLRATLRDTTGAVVNDVPLQEDDEIHVFSVTEFRPERYVAISGAVRNGGRFKYREGITARDLVLLAGGLEEGALLNEAEIARLPENRANGVTARTFRVPLDSSYLFERGANGRFVGPPGLPAPSGPTPEVVLQPYDNVLILRQPDFALQRNVFLGGEVRYPGRYALRTKSERLTDLIARAGGLTSESNPEGVEFYRTRSRTGRVGVDLPAALRDPRHRDNLLLVDGDSILIPPFNVIVTVTGAVNQPSALPYVRGQSIDYYIRAAGGGSRTADVSRAYVIQPSGKLEAVQRRRFFPDGLPSPRPGAHVVVPEKAPNDGQNIVQALTLFAQVGGTIAALVAAIVTLKR